Proteins from a single region of Streptomyces glaucescens:
- a CDS encoding carbohydrate ABC transporter permease, with the protein MTLVKEAPVRPAGKRSAPPAAGRRGRRRENLAGYLFMSPWIAGFLLLTAGPMIASLYYAFTSYNLFTPPKWVGLDNFTTMFQDPRWQKSVEVTLKYVVVATPLKLLLALGVALLLAQKRRGQGLYRAAFYMPSLIGASVSVGFVWRALFSDDAVVDRTQKVFGLDAGGWIGNPDYVLYALVALSIWQFGAPMVIFLAGLKQVPQELYEAAEVDGAGPLRRFWNITLPMISPVLFFNVLLESIHAFQVFGSAYVVSDTRCGPADATLVYTCYLYQKGFKEAQMGFASAMAWTLVVAVALVTAVLFWSQKKWVHYEEAAK; encoded by the coding sequence ATGACGCTCGTCAAGGAAGCGCCCGTGCGCCCGGCCGGGAAGCGGTCCGCCCCACCCGCCGCGGGGCGGCGCGGACGGCGCCGCGAGAACCTCGCCGGCTATCTGTTCATGTCGCCGTGGATCGCGGGATTCCTGCTGCTCACGGCGGGGCCGATGATCGCGTCGCTGTACTACGCGTTCACCAGCTACAACCTGTTCACGCCGCCGAAGTGGGTGGGGCTGGACAACTTCACGACGATGTTCCAGGACCCGCGCTGGCAGAAGTCGGTCGAGGTGACGCTGAAGTACGTCGTCGTGGCCACGCCGCTGAAGCTGCTGCTCGCGCTCGGCGTCGCGCTGCTGCTCGCGCAGAAGCGGCGCGGACAGGGGCTGTACCGGGCCGCGTTCTACATGCCGTCGCTGATCGGCGCCAGTGTCTCCGTGGGCTTCGTGTGGCGGGCGCTGTTCTCGGACGACGCGGTCGTGGACCGTACGCAGAAGGTCTTCGGGCTCGACGCCGGGGGCTGGATCGGCAACCCGGACTACGTCCTCTACGCCCTGGTCGCCCTGAGCATCTGGCAGTTCGGCGCGCCCATGGTCATCTTCCTCGCCGGGCTCAAGCAGGTCCCGCAGGAGCTGTACGAGGCCGCCGAGGTGGACGGGGCGGGCCCGCTGCGGCGGTTCTGGAACATCACGCTGCCGATGATCTCGCCGGTGCTGTTCTTCAACGTGCTGCTGGAGTCCATCCACGCGTTCCAGGTGTTCGGCTCCGCGTACGTCGTCTCCGACACCAGGTGCGGGCCGGCCGACGCCACGCTCGTCTACACCTGTTACCTCTACCAGAAGGGCTTCAAGGAGGCCCAGATGGGCTTCGCCTCCGCCATGGCCTGGACGCTGGTGGTCGCGGTGGCCCTCGTCACGGCGGTCCTGTTCTGGTCGCAGAAGAAGTGGGTGCACTACGAGGAGGCCGCCAAGTGA
- a CDS encoding ABC transporter substrate-binding protein: MERRTILKAAGASAATLGLAATTGCGGGAGASADGTVTLRYAWWGGEPRTIAIRKTIALFEKKYPKIKIKPEFTDYAAFWEKFQTQASGGNPPDVFQNAVGFLRKYDRRGVLMDLKSQADAGHLNLENFRNGVLANGQVDGKQIGIPVGANTMALVIDRKAFEKAGVEPEFGWTWDEYFDALQTIQDKLRIAGDTGYFGIMYLYDLYLRQNGKAFFTETELGFTEDDLTQWWEDGYKRVRSGLVADPKKIEQVAPKSGLSAGLAASEFTWDNFSIRYEGEGESDYGLAPIPTTNGKDTGQYLGSLMLSAFSGTEHPKEVAQFIDFMVHDPEVGRIMGYDRGILATTEQYEAFAPADETNQGVKAYEEDVAAAGVLGKITPHPSGADVVEAAFLRLGGEVAQGKTKPADAAKALFSEAKAAFAG, from the coding sequence ATGGAGAGGCGCACGATCCTCAAGGCGGCGGGAGCCTCGGCGGCCACGCTCGGGCTGGCCGCGACGACCGGCTGCGGTGGCGGCGCAGGGGCGTCGGCCGACGGGACGGTGACGCTCCGTTATGCGTGGTGGGGCGGCGAGCCGCGCACGATCGCCATCAGGAAGACCATCGCGCTCTTCGAGAAGAAGTACCCGAAAATCAAGATCAAGCCGGAATTCACCGACTACGCGGCCTTCTGGGAGAAGTTCCAGACCCAGGCCTCCGGTGGAAATCCGCCGGACGTTTTCCAGAATGCGGTCGGCTTCCTGCGCAAGTACGACAGGCGCGGCGTCCTCATGGACCTGAAGTCGCAGGCCGACGCGGGACATCTGAACCTGGAGAACTTCCGCAACGGCGTCCTGGCGAACGGTCAGGTCGACGGCAAGCAGATCGGCATCCCCGTCGGCGCCAACACCATGGCGCTGGTCATCGACCGCAAGGCGTTCGAGAAGGCGGGCGTGGAGCCGGAGTTCGGCTGGACCTGGGACGAGTACTTCGACGCGCTGCAGACGATCCAGGACAAGCTGAGGATCGCCGGCGACACCGGCTACTTCGGCATCATGTACCTCTACGACCTGTACCTGCGTCAGAACGGCAAAGCCTTCTTCACCGAGACCGAGCTCGGCTTCACCGAGGACGACCTGACGCAGTGGTGGGAGGACGGCTACAAGCGCGTGCGCTCCGGGCTCGTCGCCGACCCGAAGAAGATCGAGCAGGTCGCGCCCAAGTCCGGTCTCTCGGCCGGTCTCGCCGCCTCCGAGTTCACCTGGGACAACTTCTCCATCCGCTACGAGGGCGAGGGCGAGTCGGACTACGGGCTCGCGCCGATCCCCACGACGAACGGGAAGGACACCGGCCAGTACCTCGGCTCGCTGATGCTCAGCGCCTTCTCCGGGACCGAGCACCCCAAGGAGGTCGCCCAGTTCATCGACTTCATGGTGCACGACCCCGAGGTCGGCAGGATCATGGGCTACGACCGCGGCATCCTCGCCACGACCGAGCAGTACGAGGCGTTCGCCCCCGCCGACGAGACCAACCAGGGCGTCAAGGCCTACGAGGAGGACGTCGCCGCGGCCGGCGTGCTCGGGAAGATCACCCCGCACCCGTCCGGCGCCGACGTCGTCGAGGCGGCGTTCCTGCGGCTCGGCGGTGAGGTCGCCCAGGGCAAGACGAAGCCGGCCGACGCCGCCAAGGCGCTGTTCAGCGAGGCCAAGGCCGCGTTCGCGGGCTGA
- a CDS encoding TIGR02611 family protein → MNTGSDEPGEVAVAADDMRANGVHSEQEGEPGLGSRAPEFIKARRVLHVSWQVGVFVVGLAVVVAGIIMLPLPGPGWVVIFGGMAIWATEFVWAQLVLRWTKRKVTEAAQRALDPKVRRRNIILTVLGLVIVGVLAGIYLWKFGLVMPWKIKDQ, encoded by the coding sequence ATGAATACGGGGAGTGACGAGCCTGGCGAGGTCGCCGTGGCTGCCGACGACATGAGGGCGAACGGGGTGCACAGCGAGCAGGAGGGCGAGCCGGGGCTCGGATCCCGGGCGCCGGAGTTCATCAAGGCGCGGCGGGTGCTCCATGTGAGCTGGCAGGTCGGTGTCTTCGTCGTCGGCCTGGCCGTCGTCGTGGCCGGCATCATCATGCTGCCCCTGCCCGGACCGGGCTGGGTGGTGATCTTCGGCGGCATGGCGATCTGGGCGACCGAGTTCGTCTGGGCCCAGCTGGTGCTGCGCTGGACCAAGCGCAAGGTCACCGAGGCCGCCCAGCGCGCCCTCGACCCCAAGGTGCGCCGGCGCAACATCATCCTGACCGTGCTCGGTCTGGTGATCGTGGGAGTGCTGGCCGGGATCTACCTGTGGAAGTTCGGCCTCGTCATGCCGTGGAAGATCAAGGATCAGTGA
- a CDS encoding SsgA family sporulation/cell division regulator — protein MNTTVSCELHLRLVVSSESSLPVPAGLRYDTADPYAVHATFHTGAEETVEWVFARDLLAEGLHRPTGTGDVRVWPSRSHGQGVVCIALSSPEGEALLEAPARALESFLKRTDAAVPPGTEHRHFDLDQELSHILAES, from the coding sequence ATGAACACCACGGTCAGCTGCGAGCTGCACCTGCGCCTCGTTGTGTCGAGCGAGTCCTCCCTGCCCGTCCCGGCAGGCCTGCGGTACGACACGGCCGACCCCTACGCCGTGCACGCCACCTTCCACACCGGAGCCGAAGAGACCGTCGAGTGGGTGTTCGCCCGCGACCTCCTCGCCGAGGGTCTTCACCGGCCCACCGGTACCGGCGACGTCCGCGTCTGGCCGTCGCGCAGCCACGGTCAGGGCGTGGTCTGCATCGCCCTGAGCTCTCCCGAGGGAGAGGCACTGCTCGAGGCCCCTGCGCGGGCCCTGGAGTCGTTTCTGAAGCGAACGGACGCCGCCGTGCCCCCGGGCACGGAGCACCGGCACTTCGACCTGGATCAGGAGCTGTCGCACATCCTGGCGGAGAGCTGA
- a CDS encoding CGNR zinc finger domain-containing protein, whose product MLITHDTRCALDTVVDLVNTAPEDDTSPDGLPDVAALGEFVRTHKISDVGVLSEFDLSAVRKVRGRFAGIFAAPDARTAAGMINELVAAAGTTPRLTDHDGYDWHVHYFAPGASVADHLAADCGMALAFFVVAGEQERLRRCEAPDCRRAFVDLSRNRSRRYCDSRTCGNRLHVAAYRARRKEAAG is encoded by the coding sequence GTGCTGATCACCCACGACACCCGGTGCGCGCTCGACACGGTGGTCGATCTGGTGAACACCGCACCGGAGGACGACACGTCACCGGACGGGCTGCCGGATGTCGCGGCCCTCGGCGAGTTCGTGCGCACGCACAAGATCAGCGATGTGGGGGTGCTGTCGGAGTTCGATCTCTCCGCGGTGCGCAAGGTGCGCGGCCGATTCGCGGGGATCTTCGCGGCTCCCGACGCCCGCACCGCCGCCGGCATGATCAACGAGCTGGTGGCCGCCGCGGGCACCACCCCCCGCCTCACCGACCACGACGGCTACGACTGGCACGTCCACTACTTCGCGCCCGGTGCCTCGGTCGCCGACCACCTGGCGGCCGACTGCGGCATGGCGCTGGCGTTCTTCGTGGTGGCCGGTGAGCAGGAGCGGCTGCGGCGCTGTGAGGCTCCCGACTGCCGGCGCGCCTTCGTCGACCTGTCCCGGAACCGGTCCCGGCGCTACTGCGACAGCCGCACCTGCGGCAACCGCCTGCACGTGGCCGCCTACCGCGCCCGGCGCAAGGAGGCGGCGGGCTGA
- a CDS encoding DsbA family protein, with protein sequence MSDTSSARPAAVLDVWCELQCPDCRTALDDLRALRARYGDRLEVRLRHFPLEKHKHAFAAAQAAEEALEQGKGWEYVEAVLGRVEELERGGEPFLVGVARELGLDAEEFDTALIDGRHILVVDADQAEGKAIGVTGTPTYVIGGERLDGGKSQEGLRERVEEIADRLLAEQRA encoded by the coding sequence ATGAGCGACACCTCCTCCGCCCGGCCGGCAGCCGTTCTCGACGTCTGGTGCGAGCTGCAGTGCCCCGACTGCCGCACTGCCCTCGACGATCTCCGCGCCCTGCGCGCCCGCTACGGCGACCGGCTGGAGGTGCGGCTGCGGCACTTCCCGCTGGAGAAGCACAAGCACGCCTTCGCCGCCGCCCAGGCCGCCGAGGAGGCACTGGAGCAGGGCAAGGGCTGGGAGTACGTCGAGGCGGTGCTGGGCCGGGTCGAGGAGCTGGAGCGCGGGGGCGAGCCCTTCCTGGTCGGGGTGGCCCGGGAACTCGGCCTGGACGCTGAGGAGTTCGACACCGCGCTGATCGACGGCCGGCACATCCTGGTCGTGGACGCCGACCAGGCCGAGGGCAAGGCGATCGGCGTGACCGGCACCCCGACCTACGTCATCGGCGGCGAGCGGCTCGACGGCGGCAAGAGCCAGGAGGGCCTGCGCGAGCGCGTCGAGGAGATCGCGGACCGGCTGCTGGCCGAGCAGCGGGCCTGA
- a CDS encoding GNAT family N-acetyltransferase, whose product MTTTLRPSGPLQQHADGTRSRHYQVCVNSRPVGTLHLGTSAAFGDSVACVRDLRIEEPDRGRGRGTVALLAAEEVARGWGCTRIETTVPADAAPALRLVQALGYTVRNRGMEKRLGDSPPALPAGSRARAMTEAEFAVWHADEWEQYARSWIERGVPEAAAYGKARRDQETLLPRGLATEDMRFSVLEHEGTRVGILWLALRDDQGFVFKVEADEAHRGRGHGRALMLLAETQTISAGRRVLGLNVFAGNTPAERLYASLGYETTRYALQKPLL is encoded by the coding sequence ATGACCACGACCCTACGGCCGTCCGGGCCGCTCCAGCAGCACGCCGACGGGACCCGCTCGCGCCACTACCAGGTCTGCGTGAACAGCCGTCCCGTAGGCACCCTCCACCTCGGCACCTCCGCCGCCTTCGGCGACTCGGTGGCGTGCGTCCGCGACCTGCGCATCGAGGAGCCCGACCGCGGACGGGGCCGCGGCACGGTGGCCCTGCTCGCCGCGGAGGAGGTGGCACGCGGCTGGGGCTGCACCCGCATCGAGACGACCGTCCCCGCCGACGCGGCGCCCGCCCTGCGGCTCGTCCAGGCACTCGGCTACACGGTCCGCAACCGCGGCATGGAGAAACGGCTCGGCGACAGCCCGCCCGCCCTGCCCGCCGGCAGCCGCGCGCGGGCCATGACCGAGGCCGAGTTCGCGGTGTGGCACGCCGACGAGTGGGAGCAGTACGCGCGCAGCTGGATCGAGCGCGGAGTGCCCGAGGCCGCGGCGTACGGCAAGGCGCGGCGCGACCAGGAGACCCTGCTGCCGCGGGGGCTGGCCACCGAGGACATGCGGTTCAGCGTCCTGGAGCACGAGGGCACCCGGGTGGGGATCCTCTGGCTCGCGCTGCGCGACGACCAGGGGTTCGTCTTCAAGGTGGAGGCGGACGAGGCCCACCGCGGCCGGGGCCACGGCCGGGCCCTCATGCTCTTGGCGGAGACACAGACGATCTCCGCCGGACGGCGCGTCCTCGGCCTGAACGTGTTCGCCGGGAACACACCGGCCGAGCGGCTGTACGCGTCCCTGGGCTACGAGACGACGCGGTACGCCCTGCAGAAGCCGCTGCTGTAG
- a CDS encoding aminotransferase class IV, with protein MKVWLDGGLEDTESARVSVFDHGLTVGDGVFETVKAVDGRPFALTRHLDRLSRSARGLGLPDPDLDEVRRACAAVLEANPMPLGRLRITYTGGHGPLGSDRGEDGPTLVVALGAAARRPDSTAVVTVPWTRNERSALAGLKTTSYGENVVALARAHEQGASEALFANTTGRLCEGTGSNVFVVLDGEIHTPPLASGCLAGITRELTIEWTGARETDLPLDVLERAEEVFLTSTLRDVQAVHRVDDRELPGTPGPVTAKAMRIFEERSGDDLDP; from the coding sequence GTGAAGGTTTGGCTCGACGGCGGGCTCGAGGACACCGAGTCGGCCCGTGTCTCCGTCTTCGACCACGGGCTCACCGTGGGCGACGGCGTCTTCGAGACGGTGAAGGCGGTGGACGGCCGCCCGTTCGCCCTCACCCGCCACCTGGACCGGCTCAGCCGCTCCGCCCGCGGCCTCGGCCTGCCCGACCCCGACCTCGACGAGGTCCGCCGCGCCTGCGCCGCCGTCCTGGAGGCCAACCCGATGCCGCTGGGCCGGCTGCGCATCACCTACACCGGCGGCCACGGCCCGCTCGGCTCCGACCGCGGCGAGGACGGCCCCACGCTGGTCGTCGCGCTCGGCGCGGCCGCCCGACGCCCCGACTCCACCGCCGTGGTCACCGTGCCGTGGACCCGCAACGAGCGCAGCGCGCTCGCCGGCCTGAAGACCACCTCGTACGGCGAGAACGTGGTCGCCCTCGCCCGCGCCCACGAACAGGGCGCCTCGGAGGCGCTGTTCGCCAACACCACCGGCCGGCTCTGCGAGGGCACCGGGTCGAACGTCTTCGTCGTCCTGGACGGCGAGATCCACACCCCGCCGCTGGCCTCCGGCTGCCTCGCGGGCATCACCCGCGAGCTGACGATCGAGTGGACCGGCGCCCGGGAGACCGACCTCCCGCTGGACGTCCTGGAACGGGCCGAGGAGGTCTTCCTCACCTCCACCCTGCGTGACGTCCAGGCCGTGCACCGCGTCGACGACCGCGAACTGCCCGGCACGCCGGGCCCGGTGACGGCCAAGGCCATGCGGATCTTCGAGGAGCGCTCCGGGGACGACCTCGACCCCTGA
- a CDS encoding chorismate-binding protein, translating into MLDLVPLARFGDRVATGLLDVTGDPAALDSTGFWAVAADFEGRLTCARFADVREQPVPAPVPGAWRGPAAGDWTSSLDRAAYTAGVRRIREHIAAGEVYQANLCRVLSAPVGPDADVDALTALLARGNPAPYAGTIRLPEHGVEIATASPELFLRREGRTVESGPIKGTGRTEADLQEKDYAENVMIVDLVRNDIGRVCATGSVTVPELCVVEKHPGLVHLVSTVRGTLRDGAGWPETLAAAFPPGSVTGAPKSSALRIIDALETAPRGPYCGGIGWVDADRGVGELAVGIRTFWIDRACGDGPLLRFGTGAGITWGSDPEGEWRETELKASRLLAVASGTYEAMERD; encoded by the coding sequence GTGCTCGACCTCGTTCCCCTCGCCCGCTTCGGCGACCGCGTCGCCACCGGTCTCCTGGACGTCACCGGCGATCCCGCGGCCCTGGACTCCACCGGCTTCTGGGCCGTCGCCGCGGACTTCGAGGGCCGGCTGACCTGCGCCCGCTTCGCGGACGTGCGCGAGCAGCCGGTACCCGCCCCCGTGCCGGGGGCCTGGCGGGGTCCCGCGGCCGGCGACTGGACGTCCTCCCTCGACCGCGCCGCGTACACGGCGGGCGTACGGCGGATCCGGGAGCACATCGCGGCCGGTGAGGTCTACCAGGCGAACCTCTGCCGGGTCCTCTCCGCGCCGGTCGGCCCGGACGCGGACGTGGACGCCCTCACCGCGCTGCTCGCCCGCGGCAACCCGGCGCCCTATGCAGGAACAATCCGCCTGCCGGAGCACGGGGTGGAGATAGCCACCGCCTCCCCGGAGCTGTTCCTGCGCCGGGAGGGGCGCACCGTCGAGTCCGGGCCGATCAAGGGCACCGGCCGCACCGAGGCGGACCTCCAGGAGAAGGACTACGCCGAGAACGTGATGATCGTGGACCTGGTCCGCAACGACATCGGGCGGGTCTGCGCCACCGGCAGCGTCACCGTCCCCGAGCTGTGCGTCGTGGAGAAGCACCCCGGCCTGGTCCACCTCGTCTCCACCGTCCGCGGCACACTGCGCGACGGCGCCGGCTGGCCGGAGACGCTGGCCGCCGCCTTCCCGCCCGGCTCGGTCACCGGCGCCCCCAAGTCGAGCGCCCTGCGGATCATCGACGCGCTGGAGACCGCCCCGCGCGGCCCCTACTGCGGCGGCATCGGCTGGGTCGACGCCGACCGGGGCGTGGGAGAGCTGGCCGTCGGCATCCGCACCTTCTGGATCGACCGCGCCTGCGGGGACGGGCCCCTGCTGCGGTTCGGCACCGGTGCCGGGATCACCTGGGGCTCGGACCCGGAGGGGGAGTGGCGGGAGACCGAGCTGAAGGCGTCCCGGCTGCTCGCGGTAGCGTCGGGTACGTACGAGGCCATGGAGCGGGACTGA
- a CDS encoding zf-TFIIB domain-containing protein — protein sequence MQCPKCRAAMHTYNRNGVQIEQCSNCRGIFLDYGELEALTRLESQWAQPAPQAPPAPPAPQAYPAPPAPAWGAPQGGHGHYGHKRHKSFGHMLFSS from the coding sequence GTGCAGTGCCCCAAGTGCCGTGCCGCAATGCACACCTACAACCGCAACGGAGTCCAGATCGAGCAGTGCAGCAACTGCCGCGGGATCTTCCTCGACTACGGCGAGCTGGAGGCACTGACCCGGCTGGAGTCCCAGTGGGCGCAGCCCGCCCCGCAGGCGCCGCCGGCGCCGCCCGCCCCGCAGGCCTACCCGGCCCCGCCCGCCCCCGCCTGGGGTGCCCCGCAGGGCGGCCACGGCCACTACGGCCACAAGCGTCACAAGAGCTTCGGCCACATGCTCTTCTCCAGCTGA
- a CDS encoding phosphotransferase family protein produces the protein MTTTPPLLTALTAEAGAVAHPAPDACLCGAATVTTLADRADATVVRHAATVAKAHAPGTDPGLLAARLTTASRLPEVLLPPADPAPVTLHGRLVTFWPYGAPVDPDDPDAAPWEAAATLLARLHRAPAPTPLPPMRGPEKAARAVARLTAAAPHTATPTVLKAWSALPAWARGEAPMPDTATLCHGDLHLGQLVRHPAPDGPWRLIDVDDLGVGVAAWDLARPAAWYACGLLPPGEWTRFLDAYRAAGGPAVPADGDPWPALDVPARALTVQAAAQAVTRALSAARPLDEVEQCLVDACERMPALPTDLAENFAK, from the coding sequence ATGACGACGACACCCCCGCTCCTCACCGCACTCACGGCCGAGGCAGGCGCCGTCGCCCACCCGGCACCCGACGCCTGCCTCTGCGGCGCAGCCACCGTCACGACCCTCGCCGACCGCGCGGACGCGACCGTGGTCCGCCACGCGGCCACGGTCGCCAAGGCGCACGCCCCCGGTACGGACCCCGGCCTGCTCGCCGCGCGGCTCACCACGGCCTCCCGGCTCCCCGAGGTCCTCCTGCCCCCGGCCGACCCGGCCCCGGTCACCCTCCACGGCCGCCTGGTCACCTTCTGGCCCTACGGCGCCCCCGTGGACCCCGACGACCCCGACGCCGCCCCCTGGGAGGCCGCCGCCACGCTCCTCGCCCGCCTGCACCGCGCCCCCGCGCCGACCCCGCTGCCCCCGATGCGCGGCCCCGAGAAGGCCGCCCGCGCCGTCGCCCGCCTGACGGCCGCCGCCCCGCACACCGCCACGCCCACCGTCCTGAAGGCATGGTCCGCCCTGCCCGCCTGGGCCCGCGGGGAGGCGCCCATGCCGGACACGGCGACCCTGTGTCACGGCGACCTGCACCTCGGACAGCTCGTCCGGCACCCGGCCCCGGACGGCCCGTGGCGGCTCATCGACGTCGACGACCTCGGGGTGGGGGTGGCCGCCTGGGACCTGGCGCGCCCGGCGGCCTGGTACGCCTGCGGTCTGCTCCCGCCCGGCGAGTGGACCCGCTTCCTGGACGCCTACCGCGCCGCCGGGGGCCCGGCCGTCCCGGCCGACGGCGACCCCTGGCCCGCCCTTGACGTCCCGGCCCGCGCGCTCACCGTGCAGGCCGCGGCCCAGGCCGTCACCAGGGCCCTGTCCGCTGCCCGGCCGCTGGACGAGGTCGAGCAGTGCCTCGTGGACGCCTGTGAGCGAATGCCGGCCCTGCCCACGGACTTGGCGGAGAACTTCGCGAAGTAG
- a CDS encoding serine/threonine-protein kinase: MNMAMMRLRREDPRVVGSFKLHRRLGAGGMGVVYLGSDKKGQRVALKVIRPDLAEDQEFRSRFAREVSAARRIRGGCTARLVAADLDAERPWFATQYVPGPSLHDKVADEGPLAAAEVAAIGAALSEGLVAVHEAGVVHRDLKPSNILLSPKGPRIIDFGIAWATGASTLTHVGTAVGSPGFLAPEQVRGAAVTPATDVFSLGATLAYACTGDSPFGHGSSEVMLYRVVHEEPQLHGVPDALAPLVRACLAKDPEERPSTLDLSLRLKEIAAREAQGLIDGRPPAPRGGEADRLTGRLADTYPEQQRGGPVSRRPQGPPGAPGPRTGGRGPAPVRGGAPSRGGPVPSRGGGAPRSTGSSSRSGARPTPVSRNTPVPRETPAGRNTPVPRDTPASRGGRSRNGKRPVPRGGTGRPAPRSTGTGLRPANPRLLRQRLFVFVVVTLLVALGIAVVQGCQGPARGLGDEPGGGRERQERVRTVRTDYRPLDREPLMSQRYESTFELPE; the protein is encoded by the coding sequence ATGAACATGGCGATGATGCGCCTGAGGCGCGAGGACCCGCGCGTCGTCGGCTCGTTCAAGCTTCACCGACGGCTCGGCGCGGGCGGCATGGGTGTGGTCTACCTGGGCTCCGACAAGAAGGGGCAGCGGGTCGCCCTGAAGGTGATCCGGCCCGACCTGGCGGAGGATCAGGAGTTCCGGTCGCGGTTCGCCCGTGAGGTGTCGGCCGCCCGGCGGATCCGGGGCGGGTGCACGGCCCGGCTGGTGGCGGCGGACCTCGACGCGGAGCGGCCGTGGTTCGCCACGCAGTACGTGCCCGGCCCGTCCCTGCACGACAAGGTGGCCGACGAGGGCCCGCTGGCCGCCGCCGAGGTGGCTGCCATCGGGGCGGCCCTGTCGGAGGGCCTGGTGGCCGTGCACGAGGCGGGGGTCGTCCACCGGGACCTCAAGCCGTCCAACATCCTGCTGTCCCCCAAGGGGCCGCGGATCATCGACTTCGGCATCGCCTGGGCGACCGGGGCCTCCACGCTCACCCATGTCGGCACGGCGGTCGGCTCGCCGGGTTTCCTCGCCCCCGAGCAGGTGCGGGGCGCCGCGGTCACCCCGGCCACGGACGTGTTCTCGCTGGGCGCCACGCTCGCCTACGCCTGCACCGGTGACTCGCCCTTCGGGCACGGCAGTTCCGAGGTGATGCTCTACCGCGTGGTCCATGAGGAGCCGCAGCTGCACGGTGTCCCGGACGCGCTGGCCCCGCTGGTCCGGGCGTGCCTGGCCAAGGACCCCGAGGAGCGGCCCAGCACGCTGGACCTGTCGCTGCGGCTGAAGGAGATCGCGGCCCGCGAGGCCCAGGGCCTGATCGACGGGCGTCCGCCCGCGCCGCGCGGTGGCGAGGCGGACCGGCTCACCGGACGGCTCGCCGACACCTATCCGGAGCAGCAGCGCGGCGGCCCGGTGTCCCGGCGCCCGCAGGGGCCGCCGGGCGCGCCCGGCCCCCGGACCGGCGGGCGCGGGCCGGCGCCGGTGCGGGGCGGGGCGCCGTCCCGGGGCGGTCCGGTGCCCTCGCGCGGCGGCGGGGCGCCGCGGAGCACGGGGTCGTCGTCGCGGTCGGGGGCGCGGCCCACGCCGGTCTCCCGGAACACGCCGGTGCCCAGGGAGACACCGGCGGGCAGGAACACGCCGGTCCCGCGCGACACGCCCGCCTCGCGCGGCGGACGTTCCCGCAACGGGAAGCGTCCCGTGCCGCGCGGCGGCACCGGGCGGCCGGCGCCCCGGAGCACCGGGACCGGGCTGCGGCCCGCCAATCCCCGGCTGCTGCGGCAGCGGCTGTTCGTGTTCGTCGTGGTCACCTTGCTGGTGGCCCTGGGCATCGCCGTGGTGCAGGGCTGCCAGGGACCGGCCCGGGGGCTCGGCGACGAGCCGGGCGGGGGCCGCGAGCGGCAGGAGCGGGTGCGGACCGTGCGGACCGACTACCGCCCGCTGGACCGGGAGCCGTTGATGTCCCAGCGGTACGAGTCCACGTTCGAGCTGCCGGAGTAG
- a CDS encoding TrmH family RNA methyltransferase: MADLITVEDPDDPRLHDYTGLTDVELRRRREPAEGLFVAEGEKVIRRAKDAGYEMRSMLLSARWVDAMRDVVDDLPAPVYVVEPEIAERVTGYHVHRGALASMQRKPLPTAAGLLRTARRVVVMEGVNDHTNIGAIFRSAAALGMDAVLLSPDCADPLYRRSVKVSMGAVFSVPYARLDGWPKSLERVREAGFTLLALTPDEEARTLDEAAPHRMDRVALMLGAEGDGLTRRALAAADERVRIPMSHGVDSLNVGAAAAVAFYAVATHRPQP; encoded by the coding sequence GTGGCCGATCTCATCACCGTCGAGGACCCCGACGATCCGCGCCTGCACGACTACACCGGCCTGACCGATGTCGAGCTGCGCCGCAGACGCGAACCCGCCGAGGGCCTGTTCGTCGCCGAGGGCGAGAAGGTCATCCGGCGGGCCAAGGACGCCGGGTACGAGATGCGGTCGATGCTGCTCTCCGCCAGGTGGGTCGACGCCATGCGCGACGTCGTCGACGACCTCCCGGCCCCCGTGTACGTGGTCGAACCGGAAATCGCCGAACGCGTCACCGGCTACCACGTGCACCGCGGCGCCCTCGCCTCCATGCAGCGCAAGCCGCTGCCCACGGCGGCCGGCCTGCTCCGCACCGCCCGCCGCGTGGTGGTCATGGAGGGGGTCAACGACCACACCAACATCGGCGCCATCTTCCGCTCGGCGGCGGCCCTCGGCATGGACGCGGTGCTGCTGTCCCCGGACTGTGCCGACCCTCTCTACCGCCGCAGCGTGAAGGTCTCCATGGGCGCGGTCTTCTCCGTCCCGTACGCCCGTCTCGACGGCTGGCCCAAGAGCCTGGAGCGGGTCCGCGAGGCCGGCTTCACCCTGCTCGCCCTCACCCCCGACGAGGAGGCGCGGACCCTCGACGAGGCCGCCCCGCACCGCATGGACCGGGTCGCCCTGATGCTCGGCGCGGAGGGCGACGGCCTGACCCGCCGGGCGCTGGCCGCCGCCGACGAACGGGTCCGCATCCCGATGTCGCACGGCGTGGACTCGCTCAACGTGGGCGCCGCGGCGGCGGTCGCCTTCTACGCGGTCGCGACGCACCGCCCCCAGCCGTGA